In Leptodesmis sichuanensis A121, the following are encoded in one genomic region:
- a CDS encoding Hsp70 family protein, with protein MDIGTTSIAAVLFNPITSQQHPLSWPESRSSAGSLVPPLHSFKPYLNVAIPFCSPQTHEWEPKIQRSLGQTIPLAAVEQALVTRLTPLANPETNAAETGCTAAGLDDSTLNQVMQQLAGVILSYPAGASDAYCFNLREIVLAAGLVPNPEQIFFLEEAIAALLPELHQPKQVATATESTALLDPDAPTALTEVVLVISAGATSTDLLLAHLPSNPYELKRSDLVLRRCSYGGNALDQDIICQLLYPLQGNWAELTDLLTPLAGEPDLEIRYQLQQKLASSDLGQQLLTQVRSLKLKLIQGDATFAWEQECYNLRQIDFHNWVMAPYLQQIHRELSLLLMQAGSSSEAIRRVICTGGTASIPAIAQSLQDKFPTAQIIQDPGLAEGAALASHQRISSGLSLLPLFPGVLDRMRHQYSELFLLRKLLEAFLNQPEQPLSSSRILQRLKEQGLNTDDCETALLNFLEGQIPTGLVPGRVSAMLFATDAHSPTKELIHLAAPLFSRQDNYLYQVVPKQRDRLWAYLQLILAHTRQTLTAPLPANLITTSAIQSLDS; from the coding sequence TTGGATATTGGCACCACCTCGATCGCAGCGGTTTTGTTTAATCCAATTACGTCTCAACAGCACCCATTGTCCTGGCCTGAGTCTAGATCCTCCGCTGGGTCTTTAGTCCCTCCGTTGCATAGCTTTAAGCCCTACCTGAATGTAGCCATTCCTTTCTGTTCTCCCCAAACTCACGAGTGGGAACCCAAAATTCAGCGATCGCTGGGTCAGACCATCCCCTTAGCTGCCGTAGAACAGGCCCTGGTGACCCGCTTAACTCCTCTGGCCAATCCTGAAACAAATGCCGCAGAAACAGGTTGCACAGCCGCAGGATTGGATGACTCCACGCTGAATCAAGTGATGCAGCAATTGGCGGGAGTAATCCTGAGCTATCCCGCGGGAGCCTCCGATGCCTATTGTTTCAACCTGCGTGAGATTGTGCTGGCTGCCGGACTGGTACCCAACCCGGAGCAAATTTTCTTCCTGGAAGAGGCGATCGCGGCCTTGTTGCCAGAACTGCACCAACCGAAGCAGGTAGCAACTGCCACTGAATCAACTGCCCTCTTAGATCCCGACGCTCCAACAGCGCTCACTGAAGTTGTATTAGTCATCAGTGCGGGGGCGACCAGTACCGATCTTCTGTTGGCCCACCTGCCTAGCAATCCTTACGAACTGAAGCGTTCAGACCTGGTACTGCGTCGCTGCTCTTACGGCGGCAATGCCCTCGATCAGGATATTATTTGTCAGTTGTTGTACCCGTTGCAGGGCAATTGGGCAGAACTCACAGATCTACTGACCCCTTTGGCAGGAGAACCTGACTTAGAAATTCGCTACCAACTGCAGCAGAAACTCGCAAGCAGTGACTTAGGGCAACAGTTGTTAACCCAGGTTAGATCGCTGAAACTCAAGCTGATTCAGGGAGATGCCACCTTTGCCTGGGAACAGGAATGCTACAACCTGCGCCAAATTGATTTTCATAACTGGGTCATGGCCCCCTATCTGCAACAAATTCACCGGGAGTTAAGTCTGTTACTGATGCAAGCTGGTTCTAGTTCTGAGGCTATTCGACGGGTAATTTGTACCGGAGGCACAGCGTCTATCCCAGCGATCGCCCAGAGCTTGCAAGACAAGTTTCCCACAGCCCAAATTATTCAAGATCCAGGATTAGCAGAGGGGGCTGCCCTGGCCAGTCATCAACGCATTAGTTCAGGGTTATCGCTGCTACCGCTGTTTCCCGGCGTTCTGGATCGGATGCGGCATCAGTACAGTGAACTCTTTCTATTACGCAAGTTACTGGAAGCGTTTCTCAACCAACCAGAGCAACCCCTATCCAGTTCTCGCATCCTGCAACGACTGAAGGAGCAGGGACTGAACACTGACGACTGTGAAACCGCGCTCCTGAATTTCCTGGAAGGGCAGATCCCTACGGGGCTAGTACCCGGTCGCGTGAGTGCCATGCTGTTTGCAACGGATGCCCACTCCCCAACGAAAGAACTGATTCATCTCGCCGCGCCCCTCTTTTCCCGACAGGACAATTATCTGTATCAGGTAGTTCCCAAACAACGCGATCGTCTCTGGGCTTACCTGCAACTCATCCTGGCTCACACTCG
- a CDS encoding Crp/Fnr family transcriptional regulator, with the protein MEDRFGSQDHSSSLSIRSAPFFEGLPEEAVERATANVVTRRHPPNQVILLENDWGSSVYFILSGWVKIRTYNLDGREVTLNILGKGELFGEMAPLDEVPRSTDVITLAPTVIGNMPAQDFVRLLNTEPQAGIRLAKLMARRLRQVNRRLRLRESDSMSRVADILLFLADGQGKQGAHGTEIPNLPHRELSSLSGLARETVTRVLSKLEKKGLISRDRDVLCIPDTHALERLML; encoded by the coding sequence ATGGAAGATCGGTTCGGTTCTCAAGATCACTCTTCTAGCCTTTCCATTCGCTCGGCCCCTTTCTTTGAGGGATTACCGGAGGAAGCCGTGGAGCGGGCAACGGCGAATGTGGTCACCCGGAGGCATCCCCCCAATCAAGTCATTTTGCTGGAAAATGATTGGGGTAGTTCAGTTTATTTTATTTTAAGTGGTTGGGTAAAAATTCGGACTTACAACCTGGATGGCCGGGAAGTCACTCTTAATATTTTAGGGAAAGGGGAATTGTTTGGTGAGATGGCTCCCCTGGATGAGGTTCCCCGATCGACGGATGTCATTACCCTGGCTCCTACCGTGATTGGGAATATGCCTGCTCAGGACTTTGTCCGACTCCTGAATACGGAGCCTCAAGCGGGGATCCGGTTAGCTAAGTTAATGGCTCGTCGTCTGCGACAGGTCAACCGACGGCTACGCTTGCGGGAGTCGGATAGTATGTCGCGAGTCGCGGATATCCTGCTTTTCCTGGCCGATGGTCAAGGCAAACAAGGAGCCCATGGAACAGAAATTCCTAACCTGCCGCATCGCGAACTGAGCAGTCTGAGTGGTCTGGCCCGCGAAACCGTGACCCGCGTCCTCAGCAAGCTGGAAAAGAAAGGATTGATCAGCCGCGATCGCGATGTCCTTTGCATCCCCGACACCCACGCGCTGGAACGACTGATGCTCTGA
- a CDS encoding Ppx/GppA phosphatase family protein, with the protein MLADYDRILTAIDVGTNSIHMVVVRIQPTLPAFTIIAREKATVRLGERCQQTGFLTEEAMQRAIDALKRCQEISKSLNSEQIIAVATSAVREAPNGRDFLQRVASELGLWINLISGVEEARRIYLGVLSDIEFDGKPHIVIDIGGGSTELILGDGHDPRSLSSTKIGAVRLTNEYVSTDPISSKEFQTLQAYIQGMLERPIEELQAHLRPGEVPKLVGTSGTIETLATLHAREHLGVVPDPLHGYRFNLQDLREMVHRFRRLSCHDRAQLPGMNDRRAEIILAGALILQEAMTLLGLESITICERSLREGVIVDWMLTHGLIEDRLRYQSSIRQRSVLKIAQKYRVNLIYSERVAAFAMSLFDQTQGVLHQWGEEARELLWAAAILHNCGHFISHSAHHKHSYYLIRNGELLGFTETEVETIANLARYHRKNNPKKKHENYRNLTSKPHRRMVDQLSPLLRLAVALDRRQIGAIQQITCEFRPDRGELCLHLQPARLGDDCALELWSLENKKSSFEEQFGLKLIPLLEPATVGARG; encoded by the coding sequence ATGCTCGCGGATTACGATCGCATTCTGACGGCCATTGACGTTGGTACGAACTCGATCCACATGGTGGTAGTGCGGATCCAGCCAACCCTGCCTGCTTTTACCATCATTGCTAGAGAAAAAGCGACGGTTCGTCTGGGAGAACGCTGTCAGCAAACCGGGTTTCTGACTGAGGAGGCCATGCAGCGGGCGATCGATGCTCTGAAGCGATGTCAGGAGATTTCCAAAAGTCTGAATTCTGAGCAAATTATCGCCGTGGCCACCAGTGCAGTGCGGGAAGCTCCCAACGGGCGAGACTTTTTGCAGCGGGTGGCCTCCGAGTTGGGGCTATGGATTAATCTCATCTCTGGGGTGGAAGAAGCTCGCCGAATTTATCTGGGGGTGTTGTCGGATATTGAGTTCGATGGGAAACCCCATATTGTGATTGACATTGGGGGTGGCTCTACGGAACTAATCCTGGGCGATGGCCATGATCCCCGCTCCCTCAGCAGTACCAAAATTGGGGCAGTCCGCTTGACCAATGAATATGTCAGCACTGATCCCATCAGTTCAAAAGAGTTTCAAACCTTGCAAGCCTACATCCAGGGAATGTTGGAACGGCCTATAGAAGAATTGCAAGCCCATTTGCGACCAGGTGAAGTTCCCAAACTGGTCGGCACCTCTGGAACGATCGAAACCCTGGCGACCCTGCACGCTCGCGAACACCTGGGAGTTGTACCTGATCCCCTGCACGGCTATCGCTTCAACCTGCAAGATCTGCGGGAGATGGTGCATCGCTTCCGTCGCCTCAGTTGTCACGATCGCGCCCAACTACCCGGAATGAACGATCGGCGGGCGGAAATCATCCTGGCCGGAGCCTTAATTCTGCAGGAAGCGATGACCCTGCTGGGACTGGAGTCGATCACCATTTGTGAGCGATCGCTGCGGGAAGGCGTGATTGTAGACTGGATGCTGACTCATGGCCTGATTGAAGATCGGCTGCGTTACCAGAGTTCCATTCGTCAGCGCAGTGTCCTGAAAATCGCCCAGAAATATCGGGTCAACCTGATTTACAGTGAACGAGTGGCCGCCTTTGCCATGAGCTTATTTGATCAGACTCAGGGCGTGCTGCACCAGTGGGGCGAAGAAGCCCGGGAACTCCTGTGGGCCGCCGCCATCCTGCACAATTGCGGACACTTCATCAGCCATTCCGCCCACCACAAACACTCCTACTATCTGATCCGCAACGGGGAACTGTTGGGATTCACGGAAACAGAGGTGGAGACGATCGCCAATCTGGCTCGCTATCACCGGAAAAACAATCCCAAGAAGAAACACGAAAACTATCGCAACCTGACCAGCAAACCTCATCGGCGCATGGTTGACCAACTCAGTCCCTTACTACGACTGGCCGTTGCCCTCGATCGCCGCCAGATTGGAGCAATCCAGCAAATTACCTGCGAATTTCGTCCCGATCGGGGAGAACTGTGCCTGCACCTGCAACCCGCCCGTCTGGGTGATGACTGCGCCCTGGAACTCTGGAGCCTGGAGAACAAAAAATCTAGCTTTGAAGAACAATTTGGCCTGAAACTGATCCCTCTGCTAGAGCCAGCAACAGTAGGAGCGAGGGGGTAA
- a CDS encoding sensor histidine kinase translates to MSSFSNESSIPSMPEQVEVDLTNGTEAGLVQTLFQENQTLREQIARHTELMQLLTHQLATPLTALSGSVHLLAETELDAAHRQEFLGVVEQQISRLQNLLQDLMALRNAETGSLEAKPSRVCISQLVDEVIAEFQSHSHPIASRIAPGLPDAWADRWQVSQVLVNLLSNAIKYSPNREPIEIGAEVVVPGWIQVWVKDQGLGIPEAAQPHLFERFYRVKHRDRQNIEGTGLGLSLCKLLVENQGGQMGFESTHGEGSLFYFTLPISGN, encoded by the coding sequence ATGTCTTCTTTCTCCAACGAGAGTTCGATTCCTTCCATGCCAGAGCAGGTTGAGGTTGACCTGACGAATGGTACTGAAGCTGGCCTGGTGCAAACGTTGTTTCAGGAGAATCAGACATTGCGGGAGCAGATTGCCCGCCATACAGAATTGATGCAGCTCTTGACCCATCAACTGGCCACTCCGCTAACGGCCTTGAGTGGTTCAGTGCATTTGCTGGCGGAAACGGAATTAGATGCGGCGCATCGGCAAGAGTTTTTGGGGGTCGTGGAACAGCAAATTAGCCGATTGCAAAACTTGTTGCAAGATTTGATGGCCCTCCGCAACGCGGAAACCGGATCCCTGGAAGCAAAACCAAGCCGTGTTTGTATCAGCCAGTTGGTGGATGAGGTGATTGCAGAATTTCAGTCGCACTCCCATCCGATCGCCTCTCGCATCGCTCCGGGTTTGCCGGATGCCTGGGCCGATCGCTGGCAGGTATCCCAGGTGCTGGTCAATTTGCTCTCCAACGCGATTAAATACTCTCCCAACCGAGAACCCATTGAAATTGGTGCAGAGGTTGTGGTACCAGGTTGGATTCAGGTTTGGGTGAAAGACCAGGGGTTAGGGATTCCAGAAGCCGCCCAACCCCATTTGTTTGAGCGGTTTTATCGCGTGAAGCACCGCGATCGCCAGAACATTGAGGGCACTGGATTGGGCCTCTCCCTCTGTAAATTATTAGTGGAAAACCAGGGCGGTCAGATGGGATTTGAATCGACCCACGGTGAAGGCAGCCTGTTCTACTTCACGCTGCCCATCAGTGGAAATTAA
- a CDS encoding FdhF/YdeP family oxidoreductase: MDTQPSMQPAANQFNETHGNTPEMGGGLPVIEYWARHTLSPEGPKLWKTLFHKSACLSCAWGTGGQKGGFTNEDGEVLQRCMKSVEAISAEIQPPVPTQVFADRSIAELQQLSSLEADRLGRLSFPVILRAGQSHYERISWDEIYAIATAAFHKPPERIASYSSGRGSNEAAFLLQLLLRTLGSNNLADCSDLCHAPSTVGLKQMFGTGTSIVSLESLKQADCVVLAGSNAAYNHPRLMNELIKLREHGGHVIVINPVQEIGLIKFASPAFPAKSLLAGSEIASLYLQPIPGSDVALFVGIQKALIEQGQVRQDFLEAHTEGWEAVLEQARSHSWEAITATCGISQAEIETAARIIGQSQRVVFAWAMGITQQANGVDNVYSIANTALITGNAGRMGTGVMPVRGHSNVQGFGSMGVTVRLRQEIKQALEQLLGRSLNLPKGYHTRDLIEAAEAGKVDSLICVGGNLYGANPDSEQAKRALGNIDTIVYLSTKPNTGHFHGLAKTNTIIIPVLNRFENPHKTTVESGNNFVRLNDEGQTHLKQGELISEVEFLTELAYRLLGDYPVDWRKLQDTRYVRQLIAKTIPGYEKIATIDDTQEEFTISGRIITEPQFKTPSGKAMMFTTPLPILTLPAPQDFGVPASATSLVLALMTGRSYSQHNTVVYKIGDKYRGMPHRHCILLNRTDAEKVGFQEHDRVTVQGDAGKLEHVEIIYGAVRSGSALMFYPEVNVIFKAKTDPRCGTPAYKRVPIVVYS, translated from the coding sequence ATGGATACTCAGCCGTCGATGCAGCCTGCTGCCAACCAATTCAATGAAACGCATGGGAACACACCAGAGATGGGAGGCGGGTTGCCTGTCATTGAGTATTGGGCCAGGCATACCCTGTCGCCGGAAGGCCCGAAGTTGTGGAAGACGTTATTCCATAAAAGTGCCTGCCTCTCTTGTGCCTGGGGAACGGGGGGCCAGAAGGGTGGGTTTACCAATGAAGACGGCGAAGTGTTGCAGCGCTGCATGAAAAGTGTGGAGGCAATTTCAGCCGAAATTCAGCCGCCTGTGCCCACGCAGGTTTTTGCCGATCGCTCGATCGCCGAACTCCAACAACTCTCCTCCCTGGAAGCCGATCGTCTGGGACGCTTGAGTTTTCCTGTCATTCTGCGGGCGGGTCAGTCCCACTATGAGCGGATTTCCTGGGACGAGATTTATGCGATCGCCACTGCGGCTTTCCACAAACCTCCAGAGCGGATTGCCTCCTACAGTTCCGGGCGGGGTTCCAATGAGGCGGCTTTTCTACTGCAACTGCTCTTACGCACCCTGGGTTCCAATAACCTGGCGGACTGCTCTGATCTGTGCCATGCCCCTTCCACGGTTGGCCTGAAGCAGATGTTTGGTACGGGTACCTCGATTGTCAGCCTGGAAAGCTTGAAACAGGCCGATTGTGTGGTGCTGGCCGGATCGAATGCCGCCTATAACCATCCCCGCTTAATGAATGAGTTGATCAAGCTGCGCGAGCATGGCGGCCATGTGATTGTGATTAATCCGGTGCAGGAAATCGGTTTAATCAAATTTGCGTCTCCGGCCTTTCCCGCCAAATCTCTGCTGGCGGGATCAGAAATTGCTTCTCTGTATCTGCAACCGATTCCTGGCAGTGATGTGGCGTTGTTCGTCGGAATTCAAAAAGCGTTGATCGAACAGGGCCAGGTGCGGCAGGACTTCCTGGAGGCCCATACTGAAGGCTGGGAAGCGGTACTGGAGCAGGCCCGATCGCACTCCTGGGAGGCGATTACTGCGACCTGTGGCATCTCTCAGGCCGAGATTGAAACTGCCGCCCGGATCATCGGCCAGTCCCAGCGGGTGGTGTTTGCCTGGGCAATGGGAATTACGCAGCAAGCGAATGGAGTGGATAACGTCTATAGCATTGCCAATACCGCTCTGATCACGGGTAATGCCGGACGCATGGGAACTGGCGTGATGCCTGTGCGCGGCCATTCCAATGTGCAGGGATTTGGCTCTATGGGCGTGACGGTGAGGCTGCGGCAGGAAATTAAGCAGGCGTTGGAGCAATTGCTGGGACGATCGCTGAATTTACCCAAGGGCTACCACACCCGCGATCTGATTGAAGCGGCAGAGGCCGGTAAAGTTGATAGTCTGATCTGTGTCGGGGGCAATCTCTATGGAGCCAATCCCGATTCTGAGCAGGCAAAACGAGCACTGGGCAACATCGACACGATCGTCTATCTGTCTACCAAACCTAATACAGGTCATTTTCACGGATTGGCAAAAACCAATACAATCATCATTCCGGTGCTGAATCGGTTTGAAAATCCGCACAAAACGACGGTGGAATCGGGCAACAACTTTGTGCGACTGAATGACGAGGGACAGACCCACCTGAAGCAGGGTGAGCTAATTTCCGAGGTAGAGTTTTTGACCGAACTGGCCTATCGCCTGCTGGGAGACTATCCGGTGGATTGGCGCAAACTTCAGGACACCCGCTATGTGCGACAGTTGATTGCTAAAACGATTCCTGGTTATGAAAAAATCGCCACGATCGACGACACCCAAGAAGAATTCACCATCTCTGGACGGATTATTACTGAACCCCAATTCAAAACGCCGTCCGGGAAAGCAATGATGTTCACCACACCGCTGCCGATCCTGACCCTGCCTGCGCCCCAGGATTTTGGGGTTCCCGCATCAGCCACCAGTCTGGTACTGGCGTTGATGACGGGGCGCAGCTATTCTCAGCACAACACTGTCGTCTACAAAATTGGTGACAAATATCGGGGAATGCCGCATCGTCATTGCATTCTGCTGAATCGCACAGATGCTGAAAAAGTTGGTTTTCAGGAACACGATCGCGTCACAGTGCAGGGAGACGCAGGCAAATTGGAGCATGTGGAAATCATTTATGGGGCTGTACGATCAGGCTCCGCCCTGATGTTTTATCCCGAAGTAAATGTCATTTTCAAAGCCAAAACCGATCCTCGCTGCGGCACTCCAGCTTATAAGCGAGTTCCCATTGTGGTTTATTCTTGA
- a CDS encoding universal stress protein, with the protein MKILIAVDTTETGHQAFEQALRLLNLQAATVLLLSIEQPVVPPPSSDMPGFFSESPEMSWQNEVEMANLEEERAKAALDWAERVCQQAGVPFVVPRLEIGDPKHVICEVAKQEAVDVIVVGSHHKGMVERILTGSVSDYVVHHAECPVLVVH; encoded by the coding sequence ATGAAAATTTTAATTGCTGTAGATACCACTGAAACAGGCCACCAAGCTTTTGAACAGGCTTTGCGCTTACTCAACTTGCAAGCCGCGACGGTGTTGTTACTCTCCATTGAGCAGCCAGTCGTGCCCCCTCCCTCCTCCGATATGCCAGGATTTTTTAGTGAATCACCAGAAATGTCCTGGCAAAACGAAGTTGAAATGGCAAACCTGGAGGAGGAGCGGGCTAAGGCAGCCCTGGATTGGGCAGAGCGAGTTTGTCAACAAGCAGGGGTTCCGTTTGTGGTTCCCCGTCTGGAAATTGGAGATCCGAAACACGTCATTTGTGAGGTTGCCAAGCAGGAAGCCGTTGATGTGATTGTGGTTGGCTCCCATCACAAAGGGATGGTCGAACGGATACTCACGGGAAGCGTCAGCGATTATGTAGTGCATCATGCAGAATGTCCCGTACTGGTTGTCCATTAA
- a CDS encoding chlorophyll a/b-binding protein: MVRGQVMEEGGRANVYAVEPKMYVDDTQKFGFNEYAEKLNGRLAMIGFVAVLILEAVTGHGVIGWLTSL; encoded by the coding sequence ATGGTTCGTGGACAGGTGATGGAAGAGGGCGGACGCGCTAATGTTTATGCGGTTGAACCCAAGATGTATGTGGATGACACCCAAAAGTTTGGCTTCAACGAATATGCGGAAAAGCTGAATGGACGGCTGGCAATGATTGGCTTCGTAGCTGTCCTGATTCTGGAAGCTGTGACCGGACATGGCGTCATTGGTTGGCTTACAAGTCTATAA
- a CDS encoding iron uptake porin, with protein MRIIMNNGARVVLAAIPLLPVAWVPETAKAEQVGPTAKQATLSTWEQLNRYSTEGHNTTEQVISVSQFTDVKPTDWAFQALRSLVERYGCIVGYPDKTFRGNRALTRYEFAAGLNACLDKIQELIAAATADFLKKDDLEVVKRLQEEFATELAALRGRVEALEVRTATLEKQQFSTTTKLTGEAIFTIADTFGDAVGQPDGPTETIFAYRARLNFNTSFTGKDQLRIRLQGRNVPEFNRAITGTNMTRLSFDGDSGGNVGIDDLFYRFPIGSKTTAWLIANAYGTENLAPSLNPLESDGQGAVSRFARFSPIYRIVEGAGFGLAHKFTDAIELTVAYRARNANNPEEKNGLFDGNYGAFSQLTFNLSKDFRFGLHYANVYFPGSNVNVSGGTGSLFAQRPFGNVATLTNTYGAVASYRFSPKFILSGWVGYTDAEARSGINRGGDASIWNWLVSLAFPDLGSKGALAGISVGMPPRATENDVRTRRDRDISIHLEAFYRYRVTDNISITPGLFVIFNPEHNSANNTQLVGLIRTTFSF; from the coding sequence ATGAGAATTATTATGAATAATGGAGCGCGGGTAGTATTAGCGGCAATTCCTCTATTGCCAGTAGCTTGGGTGCCTGAGACGGCGAAGGCAGAACAAGTGGGGCCAACAGCAAAACAGGCGACGCTTTCTACTTGGGAGCAGTTAAATCGCTACAGCACAGAGGGACACAACACGACAGAACAAGTGATTTCTGTGTCGCAATTCACGGATGTCAAACCTACTGACTGGGCATTTCAGGCGCTGCGCTCTTTAGTAGAGCGTTATGGATGTATTGTTGGTTATCCAGACAAGACCTTTCGAGGTAATCGCGCCCTTACCCGCTATGAATTTGCTGCTGGGCTGAATGCGTGCCTGGACAAGATTCAAGAGTTGATCGCTGCTGCTACTGCTGATTTCCTCAAGAAGGACGATCTGGAAGTAGTGAAGCGCCTTCAGGAAGAGTTTGCGACTGAACTGGCTGCGTTGCGCGGTCGTGTGGAAGCCTTGGAAGTCCGTACAGCGACCCTGGAAAAACAACAGTTTTCCACTACAACGAAACTGACAGGGGAGGCCATTTTCACGATCGCTGATACATTTGGAGACGCGGTTGGACAACCAGATGGCCCTACTGAAACGATTTTTGCTTATCGAGCACGCCTTAACTTCAACACTAGCTTTACTGGTAAAGATCAACTGCGTATTCGACTGCAAGGACGGAATGTGCCAGAGTTCAATCGCGCTATCACAGGCACCAACATGACCCGATTATCGTTTGATGGTGACAGTGGCGGCAATGTGGGAATTGATGACTTGTTCTATCGTTTCCCAATTGGCTCAAAAACAACGGCATGGTTAATCGCAAATGCCTACGGGACTGAGAACCTGGCCCCCTCACTCAACCCACTGGAAAGTGATGGACAGGGTGCGGTTTCTCGGTTTGCTCGATTTAGCCCCATTTACCGGATTGTGGAAGGAGCAGGCTTTGGACTGGCCCATAAGTTTACCGATGCGATCGAACTGACTGTGGCATATCGCGCCCGCAATGCTAATAATCCGGAGGAGAAGAATGGTCTGTTTGATGGAAATTATGGGGCCTTCAGCCAATTAACCTTTAATCTCAGTAAAGACTTCCGGTTTGGACTGCATTACGCTAATGTTTATTTCCCTGGCTCTAATGTCAATGTTTCGGGAGGTACCGGAAGTCTATTTGCCCAGCGCCCCTTTGGTAATGTGGCGACCTTAACCAATACCTATGGCGCAGTTGCGAGCTATCGCTTTAGTCCTAAATTCATTCTTTCTGGCTGGGTTGGTTATACAGATGCAGAAGCACGGTCTGGCATCAATCGGGGGGGCGATGCATCTATCTGGAATTGGCTTGTATCATTAGCGTTTCCAGATTTAGGTAGCAAAGGCGCTTTGGCGGGCATCAGTGTTGGAATGCCACCACGAGCGACAGAAAATGATGTCCGTACACGACGGGATAGAGATATATCTATCCATCTAGAGGCATTCTATCGGTATCGAGTCACAGATAATATTTCGATTACGCCTGGACTTTTCGTAATCTTTAATCCTGAACACAATTCAGCTAATAATACCCAATTGGTAGGGCTGATTCGGACAACTTTTTCATTTTAG
- a CDS encoding DnaJ C-terminal domain-containing protein yields the protein MATTQDFKDYYAILGVDKTASQDAIKKAYRKLARKHHPDLNPDDKTAEAKFKEINEAYEVLSDEENRKKYDQYGQYWKYAQEGMPPPGTRPSQGQATDFGQDFGRYSNFSDFIDELLHRYGQGDRQGRRVYRYYTTGGYPEEADEFDQGYRSAYHSYAPHPDTEAAIVLTMTEAFQGVVKQLQLEGEKPFKVRVPAGAKPGSRIRIKGKGRMNPFTKEHGDLYVTIDLAPHPFFKLDDNNNITCEISLTPDEAVLGTELQVPTPDGPVTMKIPAGVKSGQVLRLRGKGWKLPKGQRTDQLVKLNIVAPKEADLSEIERTSYETIRANRTFNPHANLENITL from the coding sequence ATGGCCACAACCCAGGATTTCAAAGACTACTACGCCATTCTAGGAGTGGATAAAACTGCCAGCCAGGATGCGATCAAAAAGGCATACCGGAAACTGGCCCGCAAACACCATCCTGACCTGAATCCGGATGACAAAACGGCGGAAGCCAAATTTAAGGAAATCAACGAAGCCTACGAAGTTCTGTCAGACGAAGAAAACCGGAAAAAGTATGACCAGTATGGCCAGTACTGGAAATATGCTCAGGAGGGAATGCCACCCCCCGGAACCCGTCCGTCCCAGGGACAGGCCACAGACTTTGGGCAGGACTTTGGACGGTACAGTAACTTCAGTGACTTTATTGATGAACTGCTGCATCGCTATGGACAGGGCGATCGCCAGGGGCGGCGGGTTTACCGCTACTACACCACGGGTGGCTATCCAGAGGAAGCAGATGAGTTTGATCAGGGCTATCGCTCGGCTTACCACAGTTATGCTCCCCATCCTGATACGGAAGCGGCGATCGTGCTGACGATGACAGAAGCTTTTCAGGGGGTGGTGAAACAGTTGCAACTGGAAGGCGAAAAACCGTTCAAAGTGCGCGTTCCAGCGGGAGCCAAACCGGGAAGCCGGATCCGCATCAAGGGGAAGGGACGAATGAATCCTTTCACCAAAGAGCATGGGGATCTCTATGTGACGATCGACCTGGCTCCCCATCCTTTCTTCAAACTGGATGACAACAATAACATTACTTGCGAAATCAGTCTGACTCCCGATGAAGCGGTCTTGGGAACGGAATTGCAAGTTCCCACTCCCGATGGCCCGGTGACCATGAAAATTCCTGCCGGTGTGAAATCAGGTCAGGTCTTAAGATTGCGGGGCAAAGGCTGGAAACTTCCCAAAGGACAGCGTACCGATCAACTGGTCAAGCTCAACATCGTGGCTCCCAAAGAAGCTGATCTGAGTGAGATCGAACGCACCAGCTATGAAACTATTCGCGCCAATCGAACCTTTAACCCCCATGCAAATCTGGAGAACATTACCTTATGA
- a CDS encoding chaperone modulator CbpM — MNEDIIDLSSPDLTSEEPLYTVEQVATMTAISVTLIRRLADLNVIEAEQDQLHAREVTRLTQILRLRRDLGVNWIGAGMILDMSQEIARLRARLHAYESRNSLND; from the coding sequence ATGAATGAGGACATCATCGATCTCTCATCCCCTGACCTGACTTCGGAAGAACCGCTTTATACCGTAGAGCAGGTAGCCACCATGACAGCTATTTCCGTCACGCTGATACGACGATTAGCTGACTTGAATGTGATTGAAGCTGAACAGGATCAACTTCATGCCAGAGAAGTCACTCGTTTGACTCAAATTCTGCGTCTGCGAAGGGATCTGGGCGTTAACTGGATTGGTGCTGGCATGATTCTAGATATGAGCCAGGAGATTGCCCGCTTGAGGGCGCGTTTACACGCTTACGAATCTCGTAACTCTCTAAATGATTAA